The following nucleotide sequence is from Podospora bellae-mahoneyi strain CBS 112042 chromosome 1 map unlocalized CBS112042p_1, whole genome shotgun sequence.
aggagacaGCAGCGAAGAGTGTGAGGGTGCCGAGGGCGTTTGATATTTATGCTGTCAAAGGGAttgtggggaggttgtttgGGCTGAGGGCctgggaggtgaggttggtgtgGGAGACAGGGGAGTGGGATCCTGTTGGAgggtttgaggttgagggtggggatggggaggagagtgatgatgggggggaagaggagaccaaggagggggggggggaagagaacAGAAAGGGACggtgggtgaagagggaggttgagTTGAAGGATGGGCCTAGACAGTTTGGGTATTGCGTTGATGGGACGGAGGTTACTGTGAGGGTTGAGAAGAGGTGATGAGATTTGTTTGGCGGTTGTTGCCTGGAGCTGGGGTGGGAAACTGCAGCTTGTTTTACGGGATACTACAGGTTTCGTTTGTTGCAGTCACGATACTGACGGCGGTATTTTTTAGTTATAAAACTCGGTTTCTTGCCTTTTCTATTCCAGACTCTCTtcatctcttcttcctcaagtGCTGGCTGCCTGTTATAATCATCAGTGCACTGCCATGGCTCCCCGTCCCTTTTGCTACATCGTCAGACCTGACACCCAACGCAGGACCAAGACTGGCCAGATTCAGGCTGTTCGTGGGGCCAATGTCCCGCTCATCGCTGTTGACGAACTACCCGACTGGATTGAAATCTATGGGGTGCCCCGTGATATCCCCAGCGAGCAGACGATTGGGCTTCAGAACCTGGGGCTAATGTCCAAGAACTCGGAGCCCTATCTGGTGCAGCTTCACCAGAAAGTCTTTGCCGCCCGCCGTGAGCAATACCAGGGAGACGATTCAAGAGGTCAGGCTACCGCGGTGCCTTCAAGCAGTCCTGCTGTTCCTTCAAGCCGTCCCGCCGTTCCTTCAAGCcgtcctgctgctccttcaAGCCGTCCTACTGCGTCTCCTACAAGACATCAGGCGACACTTCCGCCCCAAGCTCAACCCCAGGTTCCAGTCGCCAACACAGCACCTGCTACCAACTCGCCACGGCAACCACCTCAGGCCATGTCCACAGCTATTCCTCAGACACAGGCTGCCCCAGCTGCTCAACCGGTACAGACCTCTATTCCCGCCCACGCATCTGTCAGTCAAGCGCCACCACCGACATCTACTGTCCCGGCGGGACTCCTGACCTCGCGACACGCGCCCAACCCCCCGACAGCTACACCGGCACAGTCAGCACCGCAACCTACTACCGTTCAATTCCCCGCTACTCCCtgtccccctccacctcccccagaaaccccatcatcagcccCAGcgcctgcccctccaccagcagcctccCAGCCCGGAGCCCCTGCTCAGCAAACTGTCtctatcaccaccaccaccgccaccaccactcaaccccaacccccgtTCCAACCCGCTCCCCCAGgaacatcaacctcctcccccatcaccatcaccccagcACCCCAAGAACCCTGCCTCCACTACCTAAAATGGGGCAAATGCAAGTTCCAACCCCACTGTAAACATtctcacctcatcacccccgcctcccttGTCTTAGCCGGCTTCCCCTCCggttcttttcctccttggATCAAAAAACGAGTCTCCCGActaaacaacaacaaccccaaccccccctctcaaccctcccgccccccttACTACCCCCAGCGTCACCACCCctattcctcctcctcctcctcctcctcctcctccaccactaccaccacctcatccgacacccactccctcacctccttctcctcttcctccagccCCCGGGTGAGGGTGGCCAAAAGAGGAACGGCAACCAAAAAAGTGAAAAAGCAGGAGAGACTGCTGCAGGAGATGCAACTCCGGCTTGAGAATCTAACTCTCAAGCAAAAGGAACGGGAGCTCAAAGTTGCGTTGAtgaggcagcagcagcaattggggttggggttgttaggggggagtgggggtgggtATACAATCAACTCTCTAGGGGGGGTCGTCACCGCGACGACAACAAACAGTAAAAAGAGGCTGAGGTTGCCCAGACGGGGGAACACGCCTCTTGATCGGCAGAGGAAGCGGGTTAGAGAGGAAACACCGGAACGGGGGAAGgtcggggttgttgttgtgatggaagagggaaaggggaaggaggttgttgaggaggtcagGAAGGAGGAAAGTACGGAAAccgaaaagggggtggtgctggttgagATTTAGTTGTTTGACGAGATGGGTGGTCACAGGAATGAGCATGAGGAGAGGCGAAAAATGGCATCATATTGTATTTCTTGTTGGCTACTGAGTTGAATCTAAATACGGTAGAGCTATCAATCTCAGTTAGCCATTGCCCTCGCCCAATGAACAGAAAGTAAGTGACAAAGTCGAGAAAAGAGGCATGTCAGGAATAAGTGTAATGTGAGATAGTCCACACCGATGTCCCGAGGGAAATCTTGAGAATTGCAGAATTCTTGGAAGAATCATTCATCATGTTGCCTGGAGATAGCGACGAAAAGGGAGAATAACTTACATCTTTATTCTTGGTTGTGCCGCCGCATCAATTCCATGTTTCCAATTGGTCATGTCAAGTTGAAAAAAGAATGGCAAAAATCGAAGGCTTAAAAATTTCATAGTGGGCGGGGAGAAATTGCTGCTCAGGATTACGTAAGCGCCCTACCACACACCTTGACCAGGGTTAGGATCACGACAGTGCCCCTATTTCTGCTATACGTGTATGCTCAGTTCACATGCATGTGTGCAATCTTTATCACAGAACCATACTTCACCACAAACCCATATTCTCTCATTCACCCCATACAGATAAGATACTACCACATACCCCATCCCTCATTAATAAGTGATACTAACCTCAAACAGCAGTAACCCCATTCACCCCTACCGCCTCGATCCTGTTCACCAACTTCTTCACACTCGTCCACTCTTCATTCCTCAGATTCTCCTTCCCGCCCAGGTCCGGCCCAACCTCAAACACCGTAACCTGCCCATCAATCCCACCAGTCGCCAACCTCTTGCCTTCCGACGGCTCCCAAGCAACCTTGTTCAAACTCTTGCTTAACATCGTCCTCCCGTCCTTCCTCGCGCTCGGGCTGATCCTCGCCACCGGTTCCTCCGTCTCAACAGTGATGTCCCACAGCTCCAACCACCCGGCACCATCCACAAGAGAGAAAACCCCCGGCTTCACCGGCGACCAGGCTGCATCAtacaccacatcctccctgACAAAGTCCAACAGCGGCGTAACCTGTGACTCGGTCCCCACAGCAGATCCCAGAGCGGCCACAACCGCAGAGGTGGCAGCCGGCGCCCTCACCTTCCAGAGCTTGACACTCCAGTCCAAACTAGCAGACAAGACTAAATCGCCCAGATCCACCGGGCCCTTGGAAGGGTGAAAGTCAACCGACATGACCGGCGCCGCGTGGCCCTTGTAGCTAACCCTCGCATCAACACCCGCCTTGGCCCCGGCGCGATCATACCGATGGCAAGGATAAATCGTCCCTTCTTCTGATCCCACAAGAAAGAACGTCGGGTCTGCTTGCGGGAACGCAAGGCAGGTCGGGCTGAGATCCTCGTACTTGGCGGGCGCGGGAGTGACCAGTGTCATTGCCTCCTGTGGCTGCGTGAGCATATCGACACTCCATCCGCAGACGGCACCGTCAGTAGAGCatgagatgatgttgtttgCGTTTTGGGTGCCGACAATGTCGACTGAATACACTGGGTGGGTGTGGCCGAGGCCGGTGAGTGGTGTCTTCTGGACAGGCGCTGATCTAGCGCGCGTATCCCATAAAAGCACCTGGCCGCTGTAGGCACCACCGATGATCAGATTCGGGTGGAAAGGCGAGAATTTGGCGGTAAGAATGTCAGACTGAGCGTGAAAGACGAATTCAGGGCGGTCATGAAGGTGCATGTTCCAGACCTGCACAATACCATCCGGGTCGtggggggcggtggggttcTTGGTGTAAGATGCCAAAAGGAGTTCTGGGAATTTTGGAGAAAAGTCGATGGAGCTGATCATGCGTTTCTTGGACCAGCGTTCGTCATAGAATTGGGCAATTTCTCTGACCTTTCGCCGGCCTTTTCCTCCAGTGTTGCCGCTTTgttcatcgtcatcatcgaggTTTACAGCCTGAAGGGTGTAGTCGGTGAGGATATCGTACTCTTCGTCTAGCGCTTTCTCGATAACCTTGGTTGATCTTTCGACAAAGTCCATGAAATCGTCAGACTGTGTAACCGCCTTCAATTCCTCGGCTGTCAAGGCCCGGACAGGAAAGTTCTCCTTGGCTGAAGCTTTCAGCGTCCCATCCGTCACAAGCTCTCTCGCCGCTttcaactcctcctcgatTTCTTTCCGAATATTTTCTCTTAGTTCCTCCTCTCGGTCTCGTTCCCTCCTGCTTAATCGCTTGTTGGGCGTAGCTGGCACTGTATCTTCGAGGTCCGAGTCTGAAGCAGCTCGTGCTCTGGTTGGTGGTATCCATTCCTCTGTCGTTTGCACACCTTTGCTATAAGAGaacacctccttcaccgGCGACGGAGGACACTCGTAGACTGTTTTTAACGAAACGGTCGAAAGAATCtggggctgggttggtgcAGGAACAACCTGGGCATTCGCAGGAATCTGAAATTCGGAAGTGGCCGCATTGCTGAGCTCGCCTCCGCTCAAAACACTGTTCGGTCTGCTCCCGCGGCGGGCGGGCGAGTTCATTCCTGTCGAGACAGACACGGAGCGGCTGTCGCCCACCAGGCTATTAATCAGGTTTTCGATATCATGTCGCGAGGTGTGCCGACCGGGCATGGGCGAAACAAGCTACAGTGGTGTCAGCCAGCTACTTTGGACCCTAACTGC
It contains:
- a CDS encoding uncharacterized protein (EggNog:ENOG503P6UY; COG:S), producing MAPRPFCYIVRPDTQRRTKTGQIQAVRGANVPLIAVDELPDWIEIYGVPRDIPSEQTIGLQNLGLMSKNSEPYLVQLHQKVFAARREQYQGDDSRGQATAVPSSSPAVPSSRPAVPSSRPAAPSSRPTASPTRHQATLPPQAQPQVPVANTAPATNSPRQPPQAMSTAIPQTQAAPAAQPVQTSIPAHASVSQAPPPTSTVPAGLLTSRHAPNPPTATPAQSAPQPTTVQFPATPCPPPPPPETPSSAPAPAPPPAASQPGAPAQQTVSITTTTATTTQPQPPFQPAPPGTSTSSPITITPAPQEPCLHYLKWGKCKFQPHCKHSHLITPASLVLAGFPSGSFPPWIKKRVSRLNNNNPNPPSQPSRPPYYPQRHHPYSSSSSSSSSSTTTTTSSDTHSLTSFSSSSSPRVRVAKRGTATKKVKKQERLLQEMQLRLENLTLKQKERELKVALMRQQQQLGLGLLGGSGGGYTINSLGGVVTATTTNSKKRLRLPRRGNTPLDRQRKRVREETPERGKVGVVVVMEEGKGKEVVEEVRKEESTETEKGVVLVEI
- a CDS encoding uncharacterized protein (COG:Z; EggNog:ENOG503NWED), encoding MQQRREEILAKKAKLAELKRQRELRASQSAGRGSITPSELVSPMPGRHTSRHDIENLINSLVGDSRSVSVSTGMNSPARRGSRPNSVLSGGELSNAATSEFQIPANAQVVPAPTQPQILSTVSLKTVYECPPSPVKEVFSYSKGVQTTEEWIPPTRARAASDSDLEDTVPATPNKRLSRRERDREEELRENIRKEIEEELKAARELVTDGTLKASAKENFPVRALTAEELKAVTQSDDFMDFVERSTKVIEKALDEEYDILTDYTLQAVNLDDDDEQSGNTGGKGRRKVREIAQFYDERWSKKRMISSIDFSPKFPELLLASYTKNPTAPHDPDGIVQVWNMHLHDRPEFVFHAQSDILTAKFSPFHPNLIIGGAYSGQVLLWDTRARSAPVQKTPLTGLGHTHPVYSVDIVGTQNANNIISCSTDGAVCGWSVDMLTQPQEAMTLVTPAPAKYEDLSPTCLAFPQADPTFFLVGSEEGTIYPCHRYDRAGAKAGVDARVSYKGHAAPVMSVDFHPSKGPVDLGDLVLSASLDWSVKLWKVRAPAATSAVVAALGSAVGTESQVTPLLDFVREDVVYDAAWSPVKPGVFSLVDGAGWLELWDITVETEEPVARISPSARKDGRTMLSKSLNKVAWEPSEGKRLATGGIDGQVTVFEVGPDLGGKENLRNEEWTSVKKLVNRIEAVGVNGVTAV